Proteins encoded by one window of Ascochyta rabiei chromosome 1, complete sequence:
- a CDS encoding Sugar (and other) transporter translates to MTDYPEEPLKRPTSNIVGTVETAAEGNIDLLVGEDDNPALAAKIHLINDAIDEIGWTGFHWKLFFLNGFGYAVDSMVLILQGIIANQAYLEIGDGGYQTGLTFALYAGLLVGALFWGFGADIIGRRIAFNITLFIASMACIVAGASPNWGALGFFISLIGFGAGGNLILDSTVFLEFLPSDKQWAITALAGWWGLGQALPGFIAWGIFVRSDWSCTAASHCTWENNKGWGLIMFISGAFFFVLSLLRLVIIRLQETPKFLVNAGRDEELVENLQGLAAKYGRSCSLTIEQLKACGESRSSIRKRTPRGIMAELTHHVAGLFATRKLALSTSLVWLSWTMIGLAYPLFYVFLP, encoded by the exons ATGACCGACTATCCAGAAGAACCTTTGAAGCGTCCTACATCGAACATAGTCGGCACCGTAGAAACCGCAGCAGAGGGGAACATCGACCTTTTGGTAGGCGAGGATGACAATCCCGCTCTTGCTGCTAAAATTCACCTAATCAACGAT GCTATTGATGAGATTGGCTGGACCGGTTTCCACTGGAAGCTCTTCTTCCTGAACGGCTTCGGCTATGCTGTCGATTCGATGGTACTTATACTCCAGGGAATTATTGCCAACCAGGCATACTTGGAAATTGGTGACGGCGGTTACCAGACTGGCCTAACGTTTGCTCTCTACGCTGGCCTCTTAGTTGGTGCCCTGTTCTGGGGTTTTGGAGCCGACATCATTGGCCGTCGTATCGCGTTCAACATCACGTTGTTTATTGCTTCTATGGCATGTATTGTTGCCGGTGCATCTCCTAACTGGGGGGCCTTGGGCTTTTTTATATCGCTCATTGGCTTTGGCGCCGGTGGTAATCTCATCCTTGATTCGACTGTCTTTCTCGAATTTCTCCCATCCGACAAGCAGTGGGCTATCACCGCCCTTGCCGGCTGGTGGGGTCTTGGTCAGGCTCTTCCCGGCTTTATCGCCTGGGGGATCTTCG TTCGTTCAGATTGGAGCTGTACTGCAGCCTCTCATTGCACCTGGGAGAACAACAAGGGTTGGGGACTTATCATGTTCATCTCCGgtgccttcttcttcgtccTGTCTTTGCTCCGGCTCGTGATTATCCGCCTTCAAGAGACGCCCAAATTCCTTGTCAACGCAGGTCGTGACGAAGAGCTCGTTGAGAACCTTCAAGGCCTTGCAGCCAAGTACGGTCGTTCTTGCTCATTGACTATTGAGCAGCTTAAGGCTTGCGGGGAGAGCCGATCTTCGATCAGGAAGAGGACACCGCGGGGTATCATGGCGGAGCTAACCCACCATGTGGCTGGACTATTCGCAACAAGGAAGCTCGCATTATCCACTTCCCTGGTGTGGCTCTCCTGGACTATGATAGGTCTTGCCTACCCCCTGTTCTACGTATTTCTCCCGTGA